A window of the Bdellovibrio sp. ZAP7 genome harbors these coding sequences:
- the mutM gene encoding bifunctional DNA-formamidopyrimidine glycosylase/DNA-(apurinic or apyrimidinic site) lyase: MPELPEVEVVRKGLEEILKKEPTLLDIELKRPDLRDPIPLKKLKTLIGQKVRKVERRAKYLLIWTDKGGMLSHLGMTGTWRVAEKGDERLHDHIYLHFSGGLRLAYRDPRRFGIFDFVAADDVAVHPRLKILGPEPLSAEFTGESLWQSLRNKQIALKVAIMDQKIVVGVGNIYASEALFAAKIKPTLPAKKLSLERANLLVKEIRRILAESIKKGGSSISDFAQTSGESGYFQNTFKVYDRAGQPCVVCKQQIKSKVMGGRNTFWCGHCQK; encoded by the coding sequence ATGCCTGAATTGCCAGAGGTCGAAGTCGTCCGTAAGGGGCTGGAAGAAATTCTTAAAAAAGAACCGACGCTTTTAGATATTGAGCTCAAACGTCCGGATTTGCGCGATCCGATTCCGCTAAAAAAACTAAAAACTTTGATTGGTCAGAAGGTTCGCAAGGTCGAGCGTCGCGCTAAGTATCTTTTGATTTGGACCGACAAGGGCGGGATGCTTTCACATTTGGGAATGACGGGGACGTGGCGAGTCGCGGAGAAGGGTGATGAACGGTTGCATGATCACATCTATTTGCACTTTTCAGGTGGTTTGCGCTTGGCTTACCGTGATCCGCGCCGGTTTGGGATTTTTGACTTTGTGGCCGCAGACGATGTTGCTGTGCATCCAAGACTGAAGATCTTGGGGCCTGAGCCGCTGAGTGCTGAATTTACAGGCGAATCTTTGTGGCAGAGTTTGCGCAATAAACAGATCGCTTTAAAGGTCGCCATTATGGATCAAAAAATCGTTGTCGGGGTGGGGAACATTTACGCGAGCGAAGCGCTTTTTGCCGCAAAAATTAAACCCACTTTGCCTGCAAAAAAACTCTCTCTTGAGAGAGCAAATTTACTCGTAAAAGAGATCCGTCGCATTCTTGCTGAGAGCATAAAAAAAGGTGGTTCTTCGATCAGTGATTTTGCCCAAACTTCGGGCGAAAGCGGGTACTTTCAAAACACTTTCAAAGTGTATGATCGCGCGGGACAGCCCTGTGTTGTATGCAAACAACAGATCAAATCGAAAGTGATGGGCGGTCGAAATACTTTTTGGTGCGGACATTGTCAGAAATAA
- a CDS encoding acyl-CoA dehydrogenase has translation MDSISVYGYFLECCTWAWVLGSIVALLFVGFFGSPLIVWTILLAAIMVGFAAPMWLFVVGAVLAVIFNVPPIRTALVTSGVFAIFKKFQFLPKISDTEKAALDAGVVWVEKDLFSGKPNFSNLMKESYPDLTAEEKAFVEGPVETLCKMIDHWEIYKTKEIPPAIWDYIKKEKFLGMIVPKEYGGLGFSALCHSEVIMKLSSRSLAVAIQVMVPNSLGPAELLAHYGTDAQKKHWLPRLADGLEIPCFGLTEPNAGSDAGAITSSGVLFKDTDGKIKIKLNWNKRWITLAAISSVIGLAFRLRDPENLLGKGEDLGITCGLIPSNTPGVVLGRRHDPLGTPFYNCPTQGKDVVVVAEDAIVGGLGGAGRGWMMLMECLAAGRGISLPAQATGGTKLAMRVTSAHAVVRRQFGVSIGKFEGVEEPLARIGASTYALEAMRRYCLGALDKGIKPGVITAMQKYYATEMGRKVIIDAMDIMGGAGISLGPRNVLAEIYIATPIGITVEGANIMTRTLIIFGQGALRAHPFAYAEVKAYEANDLKGFDRAFFGHIGHIVRNTCRAILLSCSRGYLAATPDCHPQMKVYFRRMSWASATFALLSDVAMGVLGGSLKMKEKITGRFADILAHMYIATAILRRFEAEGRKEEDLAFAHYNLKMCMVEIQKGFDGIFDNLKIPGARWFFKGWIGAWSRINSIGSQASDGWTHAIASEMMKEGGIRDRLTQGIYLPKERDQAVGRLDYAFSVSLRAEAAEKKIKKAIRDKALPKQKTNTLVDEALNKNIITAEEAKLLKEADQVRYDAILVDDYNEEQYHANKVIP, from the coding sequence GTGGATTCAATCAGCGTTTATGGGTATTTCTTAGAGTGCTGCACTTGGGCTTGGGTTTTGGGCTCGATTGTGGCGCTGTTGTTTGTTGGCTTCTTTGGAAGTCCTTTGATCGTTTGGACGATCTTGTTAGCGGCCATCATGGTGGGCTTTGCGGCTCCAATGTGGTTGTTTGTTGTGGGTGCTGTTTTGGCAGTGATCTTCAACGTGCCGCCGATTCGTACAGCACTTGTTACTTCAGGTGTGTTTGCGATCTTTAAAAAGTTCCAGTTTCTGCCTAAAATTTCTGATACTGAGAAAGCGGCACTTGATGCCGGTGTGGTGTGGGTAGAGAAAGATCTTTTCTCTGGTAAGCCTAACTTCTCTAACTTGATGAAAGAATCTTATCCGGATTTGACTGCGGAAGAAAAAGCTTTCGTTGAGGGCCCGGTTGAGACTCTTTGTAAAATGATTGACCACTGGGAAATCTATAAAACGAAAGAAATTCCTCCAGCTATTTGGGATTACATCAAGAAAGAAAAATTCTTAGGAATGATCGTTCCTAAAGAGTACGGCGGCCTTGGCTTCTCGGCACTTTGTCACTCTGAAGTTATCATGAAGCTTTCTTCGCGCTCTTTGGCAGTTGCGATTCAGGTGATGGTTCCGAATTCATTGGGTCCTGCAGAGCTATTGGCTCACTACGGTACTGATGCTCAGAAAAAACACTGGTTGCCTCGTTTGGCTGATGGCTTGGAAATCCCATGCTTCGGTTTGACTGAACCAAATGCGGGTTCTGATGCGGGTGCGATCACTTCTTCAGGCGTTCTTTTCAAAGACACTGATGGCAAAATCAAAATTAAATTAAACTGGAATAAACGTTGGATCACTCTTGCTGCGATCTCCTCGGTTATCGGTTTGGCGTTCCGTCTTCGTGACCCCGAAAATCTTTTGGGTAAAGGTGAGGACCTTGGTATCACTTGCGGTTTGATCCCTTCGAACACGCCAGGCGTGGTTTTGGGTCGTCGCCATGATCCACTAGGTACTCCGTTCTATAACTGCCCAACACAAGGTAAAGACGTTGTCGTCGTTGCTGAAGACGCAATCGTTGGCGGTCTTGGTGGTGCAGGTCGTGGTTGGATGATGTTGATGGAGTGTTTGGCTGCGGGTCGCGGTATCTCTCTTCCAGCTCAAGCTACAGGCGGTACTAAACTTGCGATGCGCGTAACTTCGGCTCACGCAGTGGTTCGTCGTCAATTCGGTGTTTCTATCGGTAAATTCGAAGGTGTTGAAGAGCCTCTGGCTCGTATCGGTGCCTCGACATATGCATTGGAAGCAATGAGAAGATATTGCTTGGGTGCTTTGGATAAAGGTATTAAGCCAGGCGTTATCACAGCGATGCAAAAATACTATGCGACTGAAATGGGTCGTAAAGTGATCATCGATGCTATGGATATCATGGGCGGTGCCGGTATTTCTTTGGGTCCCCGTAACGTGCTAGCAGAAATCTATATCGCAACTCCAATCGGTATCACGGTTGAGGGTGCAAATATCATGACTCGTACATTGATCATTTTTGGTCAAGGTGCTCTTCGTGCGCATCCGTTCGCTTATGCGGAAGTGAAAGCTTACGAAGCTAATGATCTAAAAGGTTTCGACAGAGCATTCTTCGGTCACATTGGTCACATCGTTCGTAACACGTGCCGTGCGATCTTGTTGTCATGCTCTCGCGGTTACTTAGCTGCCACTCCAGACTGCCATCCGCAAATGAAAGTTTACTTCCGTCGTATGTCTTGGGCTTCCGCTACATTCGCATTGCTATCTGACGTAGCGATGGGTGTATTGGGTGGTTCTTTGAAAATGAAAGAGAAAATTACGGGCCGTTTCGCTGATATCCTGGCTCACATGTATATCGCAACTGCGATCCTTCGCCGTTTCGAAGCAGAAGGCCGCAAAGAAGAAGACTTGGCATTCGCTCACTACAATTTGAAAATGTGCATGGTTGAAATCCAAAAAGGTTTCGACGGTATCTTTGATAACTTGAAGATCCCAGGTGCTCGTTGGTTCTTTAAAGGTTGGATCGGTGCTTGGTCTCGTATCAACTCTATCGGTTCTCAAGCCTCTGACGGTTGGACTCACGCTATCGCATCAGAAATGATGAAAGAAGGCGGCATCCGTGATCGTTTGACTCAAGGTATTTACCTTCCTAAAGAACGTGATCAAGCTGTAGGCCGTTTGGATTACGCTTTCTCGGTTTCTTTAAGAGCAGAAGCTGCTGAGAAGAAAATCAAAAAAGCCATCCGTGACAAAGCTCTTCCTAAACAGAAGACAAACACTTTGGTTGATGAAGCTTTGAACAAAAACATCATCACGGCGGAAGAAGCTAAGCTTCTTAAAGAAGCCGACCAAGTTCGCTATGACGCGATCCTGGTTGATGATTACAACGAAGAGCAATATCACGCTAACAAAGTGATCCCTTAG
- a CDS encoding hemerythrin domain-containing protein, which produces MAQHQQQQGNQWSGGKEFSKQDDIVEMILEDHKPLKELIKIMKDSDKDLEAREDAFAEFAPLLVCHAKPEEQSLYVYMKGNEELREDGFEGDVEHQLADQLCEEIMRTEDPDEIGAKIKVLAELVEHHIEEEEEDLLPEFRKNSEPQERMQLGEKFLALKVQYLEKGGQETPHESDWNSEIH; this is translated from the coding sequence ATGGCACAACATCAGCAACAGCAAGGTAATCAATGGTCGGGTGGCAAAGAGTTTTCAAAACAAGACGACATCGTCGAAATGATTTTGGAAGATCATAAACCACTAAAAGAGCTGATTAAAATTATGAAGGACTCGGATAAAGATCTGGAAGCTCGTGAAGATGCTTTCGCGGAGTTCGCTCCACTTTTAGTCTGCCACGCAAAACCCGAAGAACAAAGTCTTTACGTATATATGAAAGGCAATGAGGAACTTCGCGAAGATGGGTTTGAAGGAGATGTTGAGCATCAACTGGCCGATCAACTTTGTGAAGAGATTATGCGCACTGAAGATCCAGATGAGATCGGAGCAAAAATCAAAGTGCTCGCCGAATTGGTCGAGCATCATATTGAAGAAGAGGAAGAGGATCTTTTACCAGAGTTCAGAAAGAACTCTGAACCTCAGGAGCGCATGCAGTTGGGTGAAAAATTCTTGGCATTGAAAGTTCAGTATTTGGAGAAAGGCGGGCAAGAAACTCCGCATGAATCAGATTGGAATTCTGAAATTCATTAG
- the gstA gene encoding glutathione transferase GstA translates to MNLFYSPGACALASQIALREAGLNFELVKVDLKAKEYSGGDYKKINPKGYIPALQLPNGHLMTEGAVILQWIADQVPDKNLLPKYGTMERYKAMEWLNFIATEIHKGLGSLFGGAVMNEETKEQIKGKVQLRLAVLDQHLQQNPFILGETFSVADAYAYNVLRWTGLVGVDIAHHKALQNFISKMADRPTVKEAVAAEGIRL, encoded by the coding sequence ATGAATCTGTTTTATTCTCCAGGCGCATGTGCCCTTGCTTCCCAAATCGCTCTTCGTGAAGCCGGCTTGAACTTTGAACTCGTTAAAGTAGATCTAAAAGCGAAAGAATATTCTGGCGGCGACTATAAAAAAATTAATCCAAAGGGTTACATTCCGGCTCTGCAACTGCCTAACGGTCACTTGATGACTGAGGGCGCGGTGATCTTGCAATGGATCGCTGACCAGGTTCCAGATAAAAACCTTCTTCCAAAGTACGGGACAATGGAGCGCTATAAAGCTATGGAGTGGTTAAACTTCATTGCGACAGAAATCCATAAGGGATTGGGTTCATTGTTCGGTGGCGCCGTCATGAATGAAGAAACAAAAGAGCAAATCAAAGGCAAAGTTCAATTGCGCTTGGCAGTTTTGGATCAACATCTTCAGCAAAATCCATTTATTTTGGGCGAGACCTTCTCTGTAGCTGATGCTTACGCCTACAACGTTCTTCGTTGGACAGGCTTGGTTGGTGTGGATATCGCTCACCATAAAGCTTTGCAAAACTTCATCAGCAAAATGGCTGACCGTCCGACAGTAAAAGAAGCTGTTGCCGCAGAAGGTATTCGTCTTTAA
- a CDS encoding ASCH domain-containing protein translates to MKYNALSIVWPNGSKIASGEKKLEIRSWTPPADFDFKGDLLIVENNNFLRKEGEIDPAGKPVALVKIKNVRPFRADDLLDACWDKWEPGLFAWELTDVRPLKSDKVAVAARKIYELEIDL, encoded by the coding sequence ATGAAATATAATGCCCTTTCCATTGTTTGGCCGAACGGAAGTAAAATTGCGTCGGGCGAGAAAAAGCTAGAGATCCGATCTTGGACTCCCCCAGCCGACTTTGATTTCAAGGGGGATCTTCTGATTGTTGAAAACAACAACTTCCTGAGAAAAGAGGGCGAAATCGATCCCGCGGGTAAACCCGTCGCCTTAGTTAAGATTAAAAATGTCAGACCTTTTAGGGCCGATGATTTATTGGATGCTTGCTGGGATAAGTGGGAACCTGGTTTGTTTGCTTGGGAATTGACTGACGTGCGTCCGCTTAAATCAGACAAGGTGGCTGTCGCGGCTCGGAAGATTTACGAACTGGAGATCGACCTATAA
- a CDS encoding acylneuraminate cytidylyltransferase, protein MKAIVIAALLALSFTTGFTCSKNQPAETTTTTETTTTTAPADGTAAPAADATAAPAADATATPAASPAAPAGETK, encoded by the coding sequence ATGAAAGCTATCGTTATCGCAGCTTTGCTAGCACTTTCTTTCACAACTGGTTTCACTTGCTCTAAAAACCAACCAGCTGAAACTACAACTACAACTGAGACTACAACTACTACAGCTCCAGCTGACGGTACTGCAGCTCCAGCAGCTGACGCTACAGCGGCTCCAGCAGCTGATGCAACTGCAACTCCAGCAGCTTCTCCAGCAGCTCCTGCTGGCGAAACTAAGTAA
- a CDS encoding methyl-accepting chemotaxis protein, with protein sequence MNIFAKVRLFNILSVTSVVALYVAIAISFHYKSELNKAHDNKFVSMKLAGELQQSSYDLTRTARTFVVTKDPKFETEYFDIIAIRNGEKARPDGRKIALKELMRQAGFTDQEFALLTEAEKRSNDLAKQETIAMNAVKGLFADGSGKFTIQKDPDLDLARKLMHDDFYHKAAASIGEPIQQFLKMMEARTFARVEEALRYSTLALYSVAGLIVVLSMTMLLSSRALRQGIRTQAESLTKSYVQIRESVASLSSSSADLSAASTESAASLEETVASLEELSSMVKMNAENALSASTLSQTSKSTAEEGSREIQNLMNAMGAIVNSSKKIEDIVSVIDDIAFQTNLLALNAAVEAARAGEQGKGFAVVAEAVRALAQRSAASAKEISGLISESVDQVEAGKNVAETSAEALQKIVSSVTKVAGLNNEISTASNEQSTGVSQITQAMNQLDQVTQSNAASSEAISEAAARLNESTQGLTSTIENLASLTGLKSDAIHAADQQTAV encoded by the coding sequence GTGAACATTTTTGCCAAAGTTCGTCTGTTTAATATTTTGTCTGTTACATCGGTTGTCGCTTTGTACGTCGCCATTGCGATTTCGTTTCACTACAAGTCGGAGCTAAATAAAGCCCACGACAATAAATTCGTTTCGATGAAGCTTGCAGGAGAGCTGCAGCAAAGCTCGTATGATCTTACACGCACCGCTCGTACTTTTGTTGTGACGAAAGATCCGAAATTTGAAACAGAGTACTTTGATATTATCGCGATTCGTAACGGTGAAAAGGCTCGCCCTGACGGCCGTAAAATTGCCTTGAAAGAATTGATGCGCCAAGCTGGATTTACTGATCAAGAATTTGCTCTGTTAACTGAGGCCGAGAAGCGCTCTAATGACTTGGCTAAGCAAGAAACGATCGCCATGAATGCGGTTAAAGGTTTATTTGCTGACGGAAGTGGGAAATTCACAATTCAAAAGGATCCTGATTTAGATCTCGCAAGAAAATTGATGCATGATGATTTCTATCACAAAGCGGCAGCTTCGATTGGTGAACCCATTCAGCAGTTTTTAAAAATGATGGAGGCGCGAACTTTTGCTCGCGTCGAGGAAGCGCTTCGGTATTCAACGTTGGCTCTATACAGTGTGGCCGGGCTTATCGTTGTTTTATCTATGACGATGTTGTTATCTTCGCGCGCGCTTCGTCAGGGTATCCGTACCCAAGCTGAATCTTTAACGAAGTCCTATGTGCAAATTCGCGAATCCGTGGCAAGTCTTAGCAGTTCAAGTGCAGATTTGTCTGCGGCATCAACCGAGTCGGCAGCATCGCTAGAAGAAACCGTGGCCTCTTTGGAAGAGCTATCAAGCATGGTTAAAATGAATGCCGAGAACGCGCTTTCTGCATCCACATTGTCACAAACTTCGAAAAGTACGGCGGAAGAAGGCTCTCGTGAAATTCAGAACCTAATGAATGCCATGGGTGCGATCGTAAACTCTTCTAAAAAAATTGAAGACATCGTGTCTGTGATCGACGATATCGCGTTCCAAACAAATTTATTGGCACTTAACGCCGCGGTTGAAGCTGCGCGTGCAGGGGAACAGGGCAAAGGCTTTGCGGTCGTGGCTGAAGCAGTTCGTGCGCTGGCACAACGAAGTGCTGCTTCTGCCAAAGAAATCTCGGGTTTGATCTCGGAAAGTGTTGATCAAGTAGAGGCGGGTAAAAATGTCGCTGAAACCAGTGCCGAAGCATTGCAGAAAATCGTAAGTTCTGTGACTAAGGTAGCAGGCCTCAATAACGAAATTTCCACAGCCAGCAATGAACAAAGCACCGGTGTTTCGCAAATCACTCAAGCTATGAATCAGCTAGATCAAGTGACGCAGTCAAATGCGGCCTCTTCAGAAGCGATCTCGGAAGCAGCGGCACGTCTAAATGAATCGACGCAAGGGTTGACGTCAACGATTGAAAATCTGGCGTCGTTAACCGGCTTAAAATCCGACGCCATCCATGCAGCAGATCAGCAAACGGCAGTTTAA